The DNA region ATATGGTGTCATCTTTGGGCAATATTATTCATATCGTATATCCCCTTCCATGAAGATTGGCGTACTCATTTCTTCGAATTCAATTGTTCCAAAAAATTGACTGCTACCTCTTTCATATTCTGTTACAGCTTCTTTAATCACCTCAGCAATCAACGCGCTCTGGCTTACAAGAATGTTTGGCGCGAGAATACAGTGTACTTTATAAATGTACTTTCTTTTTTCTTGCATATTTCCAATTGCTTTATAATATGATTGCATCATTATTAGTTGTCCACACCAAATTAAGTAATAATAAGAAGGAGGATACTCTTCACTAAAATGAAATCCCTGTCCACCTACACTAACAAAGAACATCTCTCTTTCTCTGTCAGCTGCCCAACACCTTGGTATATCCGCCATCATACTACGTGAAAGGGGATATGGTAACTTGAATGATGCAATAAATTCTTGGTCTTTCTTGCTAAGTTTTTCGTATACAAATGCCATAATATTTCACCTCATATAAAATATTTAAGTTGTTTAAGTAGGGCAACCTATAAACCTATTTTTAATTTTTTATTGAATTGATAGGAACTTTATTTTCTACTTAAATCTCGATATTCTCCATTACTGTCAAAAGAAAAATTCAAATAATGTAATAATGAATAGACCTAAGTTCTTCATCTTCTATCATTGCAATGTCTACTGTTACTATTTTATGTTTTCATCGTAACATTTCATACTCCCCCTTAAAGTAATTGTTAGCAATGATCATGGACTAAACTAATGATGACGGTGTCATATTAAATATATACGGTTTTAGTTTTCTATAAGATCAATATGATAAGCAATATAACGATAACGACAAAACTCCACAAATTTTCTTTTAATTTAACGGATGAGTCACTGATCTTATCATTCCCAATAAGCTCTGGCTTAAAAATGGCTACCATTGTCACAACAAAATATGACAGTATACATGTTAACAAGGAATAATCAATATTCTTAAATATCATGAGTACACTCAAGTTGATAATTAAAACAATCACTATCGATACAATTTTCTTTATTTTCATATTTCACCTTTTTCCGTTTAACTAGGGTTATAATACTGGAATACAACAAGGAAGCATTTCTTATGACTTAGTATAGTGGTCTAATTCTCATTTCATTAGGATGTTTTGAATTCCTATAGAAAATATAGCATAGACAATAATTAAAACCAAAATTCCAATAACAATTTTTAAAACCGTTTTCATTTTAACCTCCTTCTTTAACAATATCTTCAGCTTAACTGTTTTTTTAATAATGTTTAAATGATACTGTTTTCATAAGCAAAACTAAGCGCTTCTGCCATAGATGATACATTTAATATCTTAAAAATTCTTTTTTTGTGATACTTAATTGTATTTTCACTAACATTTAATTCATATGCAATTGCTTCATTAATTAATCCTTTAGCAGTTAGTTTTAAAATTTCTTTTTGCTGTTCACTGATATTATTTTTCATACGCCACCTCATTTTTTTCGCAAGAAATAAATTTAATTTTATTACAATTTATGTGATATACCGTTAAATCACACTTAGTAAACCTATCTTTCGCTATATATAAGCATAGCAAAAAGCTTTAATAAATATCTGTAATATATTCAATTTTTTGTCTTGGAAATAAATTGCGAAATGTCATGATTACCTATACATTTCCCCATATTATTCTATTTCCCCATCCTCAGTCGTTTATTCTATCTATTTTCCTTGCCAGTATTCTGCTATGAAATAGTCGGTGAAGAGATGTCTGTTAGAAACGCAACTATTTCTTATAATTTCATACAAGAATCTGCATAAGATTATTTATATATTACTTTGATATTTTTGTCAAGTTTTAGAACTTTTTTTGATTCTATATGCCTATAGAAGACGATGTGTCAAGACACATCCTTGTTGTATATAAATGAATATGCTTGATTAGGCCATGCCTAGAAAAATAAGACCTTTTAAAGTAATAAATAAGGACTATATTAACATAACATTATTATGTCAACATAGCCCCTGTTTTTCATTGTTTTCTATTAAGAAGTCTTACTGAATATCGTAAAATTCACCTTTTTTAGCGATTCCAAAAGCAAAACTTGTTTTAAAGAACCGATGATACTCCACTAATCTAAAACCGCCGTGTTGTATGGTCATAACTGTTTCTCTATTTAGGTGGCAATTACTGGCTACCCGCTTCCATACCGGTGTCAACTTGTGAAAGAGCTGATTGTAAGGTCTGGCACTGGGTAATACATGTTCCATGAAGTATAACCTGCCATCCGGTCTTAGTACACGATACAGCTCACTTACGCCCTTATCAGGCTCAAGAACCGTACAAAACAAAAAGGTTACAACAATGCTATCAAAGGACGCATCCTCAAAAGGTAAACGGGTTACATCACCTTTCATAATACTTAAAACCAAATCTCGGGGTATTTTTTTGATGGAAAAATGATCCGGAATCTTTTGATCAACCAAAGTTAAACTGTCCATCTGCTCGTAAGGATAATAATTCAGATTAACACCTGTACCATAACCTACTTCTAAGACATCACCGGACACATCTTTAAGTAATTGCTTTCTTTTATCATGAAGTCTTAATTTTTCTAAAGGCATCATAAATGCATCGTAATAAAAATGCTTTAACTTGCTCATAAGGTCACCTACTTTACATAACAATATTATGTTAACTGTTTGTCGTCGTTGTCGTGTTTAGCTTTTAATTTTAACACTTTACCATAACTATATTATAGAACAACGCATCTAAAAAGTATAGTAACTATGAACATGGTCACTAAAGAGTTCGCCTAATGTAGGATGGGCAAAAACCATGTCTTGGAGCTGATGGATTGTAAGACCGCCTTCCATAGCTATGATGCCATAATGAATCAAATCTGTACTATGAGCACCAAGGATATGCAGACCGATTATTTTCCCCTCTTCACTTATAAGGGATTTGATAAAGCCTGTTGTAGCGTTCATGGCCATGGCTTTACCGGATGCACCATACAGGGTTTTTTGGCTCTTAAATTTGATATCTTTTTCCTTCGCTTCTTCTTCACTTAGACCAATACTGCCAATCTCAGGGTCTGTAAAAATACAGCTTGGAATATAGGGTCTATGAATATCATGATTTCTTAAAAGATAGCCCATTAATTGTCGTCCTTGGTTATAAGCAGCATGTGCCAATAAGGAAAGTCCGTTAACATCACCAATTGCATAGATACCGTCTACACTGGTTTCATAGTTGGTGTCTACTTGGATGAATCTATTATTATGTGCTATACCTATATTTTCAATGGTTTCCTGATCCCACACACCCATACGGCCAACAGATAACAGAACATACTCCGAATCAATATGAACCTCTTTTTCCTTTTCTATAAAGACGGTCCGAATACCCTTATTAACCTTACTACCATCCTTATATTCCATTTCTTCCATATCACTAGAAAGAGATTCAAAGCCGATCACCTTTGAACCGGTATGTATGTCTATACCGGCTTGTTGACATAGACTTTTTAAGCGCTTGGATATTGAACTGTCTATTGTTGGTAATATGTTTTTCTCATATTCAACGACACTGACATTTACACCCATATGGTTTAGCATGGATGCAAACTCCATACCTATCACACCACCACCAACGATGGTGATAGATACAGGTAAGCGTTTCATCTCCAGAATATCCTTAGATGTTAGTATGCGTTCATTTTCTATACCCTTGATATTCGGCTTTATAGACTTTGAACCGGTTGCAAGGACAATGGCATCTCCAAGAAAACGACTCGTAGAGCCATCATTTAAGGTGACCGATACCGTCTTGTTATTTTCTACTTTAGCAAAACCTTCAACATAATTTACTTTTTCCTTCTTTAATTGACCCATGATGCCCTTTGCCAAATCGCTAATGATTTTTGCTTTTTGGTTTTGCATACTTTCATAATCCAGTTCTACATGGTCATTATGAATGCCCATCTCACTGGCATGCATCATTTTGTTATACAAGGCACCACGTTCTATTAAAGTTTTGGTGGGTATACAGCCATAATTAAGACAAGTGCCACCGATTTTGTGATCTTCAATCAAGGTTATGTTCCCACCATAACGCGCACCATAGAGTGCAGCTTCATAGCCGGCCGGCCCACCACCTATAATGATTATGTCTTTTATCATTTTTCTTCTCCATTAAAACGATAGCTGAGTACCGGACTTCTGGCAACACTGACTTCATCTAATCGTCTGACAGATGCAGTTGTAGGTGCATTGTGTAATAATTCCGGTTGCTCTTTCGCTTCTTTTGCAATCTTAAGTAGAATATTTATATAGTCGTCTAAAGTTTCTAGGCTTTCAGATTCAGTTGGTTCAATCATAAGGCATTGTTCAACAATCAAAGGGAAATAAATCGTTGGTGGATGCACCTTATAATCAATCAATCGTTTTGCAACATCTAGAGTAGATACATCACCCGGTTCTTTTAATCCGGCTAATACAAATTCGTGCTTACATAAAGCCTTATAAGGAACCTTATAAGCATCTTTCAAACAAGCTTTCATATAATTGGCATTAAGGACCGCCAATTGACTGGCAAGCTTTAAGCCTTCGCCACCCATCGTAAGGAAATACACATAGGCTCTTAAATAGACACCGAAATTACCAAAGTAGTTCTTAACATGTCCAATACTTTTTGCAGGCATCTTAAAAGTATAGAAGTCCTCATCAGATGCTATAACGATTGGACCGGGCAGATACTCTTTTAATCTGGATACCACACCAACGGGTCCCGAACCTGGGCCACCACCACCATGAGGTGTTGATAATGTCTTATGTAGATTCAGATGAACAATATCAAAGCCCATTTCTAGAGGTCTTGTAATCCCCATATTGGCATTCATATTCGCGCCGTCACAATAGACAAGCCCTCCTACATCATGAATACGCTTCGTGATTTCAAGAATATCTTTTTCAAAAAGGCCTAACGTATTTGGATTGGTCAACATGAGTCCTGCTGTATTCTCATCAATAAGCAGTTCAAGTGCATCCATATCGATGGTACCTTCTGCATTAGACTTAACTTCCTTGGCAACAAAACCCGCCATAGTTACGCTGGCCGGATTCGTACCATGCGCTGAGTCCGGAATAATGATGTTCTTTTTATGAACATCTCCTTGGTCGATGAGATATTGCTTCATAATCATAAGACCGGTCAGTTCACCATGTGATCCCGCAGCCGGTTGTAAGGAAATACCCGGCATTCCGGTGAGTTCACTTAACATACCTTGGAGTTCATAGATAATTTTCATATTACCTTGAACATGCTTTTCTCGCCAACTTGGATGGGTATGGGAAAAATTCGGCATAGCCGCAATCACTTCATTGATTTTGGGGTTGTATTTCATGGTACACGAACCAAGGGGGTACATACCTGTGTCCACACCATAGTTCCTATTAGAAAGATTGGTAAAATGCCTGACCACATAGTTTTCACTAACTTGAGGTAATCTTGGGGCTTCTTCACGTCTAAACTTATCAGGAATCTCAAAGCTTTTACTATAATCTTCGAGGTCATAGGTATCAAAATAATACCCTCGCCTTCCTTCTTTGCTGATTTCATAGATGTTTTTTTTCATCATGCTAGCACCTCCTTCATAGCAACCACCAAAGTATCCAGATCTTCTTTTTCATGCACTTCCGTGGTCGTTATTAATAGAAGATTTTTTTCATGGTCAATTATAATGCCCGGTATAATCTGAAACAATTCAAGAGACTTCATAACATCCATACCTTCACGAATCTGAATGACAAATTCGTTAAAAATCTGTTGGTTGTGCATGACTTTAATACCCTCGATGCCTTTTAGGTGGTCTCTAAGGTAACAAGCATTAATGTGTGACCGCCTTGCAACCTCTTTGATACCTGCAAGTCCCATGGTACTTAAGTAAATGGTGGCTGCAAGTACGTTTAATGCTTCATTAGAAGTGATATTGCTTGTGGCTTTTTCTCTACGTATATGTTGTTCTCTTGCTTGTAGGGTCAATACATAGCCTCTGTTCCCATCCAAATCAAGGGTTTCTCCAACAATACGTCCGGGTATCTTACGCATCAGTTTTTCAGTACAGGCCATATAACCTAGTGTTGGGCCACCAAAATTCATGGGATTACCAAAGACTTGACCGTCACCCACTGCAATATCAGCGCCCCATTCACCCGGTGATTTGAATAGACTTAGTGACATGGGATTGGACATAATAACCAGCAAACTCTTGTTTGCATGTAATTGCTCTGACACACCAGTTAGGTCTTCCAAATTACCATAATAGTTAGGCGTTGCAACGAGATAGGCTGCTATGTCTTCGTTCATATACTCTTTTAATAGATGGCTACTAACAACACCATCTTTAGAAGGTACTTCAATCAAGTTTAGATCTTTATACTTTAAATAGGTTCTTAGAACATTCTTTGATTCTGGTGATAGCGTATCCGGAATAAGAATTGTGTCACGTCTTGTAGTGCCGCAAGCCATAAAAACTGCTTCTGCAAGGGCTGTAGAGCCATCATAATGGGAGGCATTGGCAACTTGAAGTCCTGTTAGTTCGCAAATCATCGTTTGATATTCAAAGATGGCTTGTAAGGTACCTTGAGATATTTCAGGCTGATAAGGTGTATACGCAGTATAAAACTCGGATCTGGATATCAAATGAGGTACAATGGTCGGAATCATATGTTCATAGATGCCACCACCGACAAAACTTAACCAATTGGCTGTATCTATATTACGTTCGCCCAGTTTTGTTAGTTTTCTGATAACCCGTCCTTCACTTTTTGCTTTTGGTATCTGCATCGGTGACTTGAGTAGAGCCTTAGCATCAATATCCGTAAAAAGGTCTTCTATAGACTCTACACCAATTTTTTGGAGCATATGGTCAATATCCGCTTGGGTATGTGGCAAATAAGGATGCATATAGTCCTCCTATTCTAAGCTGTTGCAATAAGCTTCATATGCATCAGCATCCATGAGCGTTTCTAATTCATCCGTTTCAAAACCTTCGATAATAGCAATATGCTCATCAAAGGGTGCTTTATTTAACAGTTCCGGTTCATCTTCCAGTTTGCTATTAACTTCAACCACTGTTGCACCAATAGGTAGATAAATATCTGCTGCTGCTTTTACGGATTCAATAACCGCAAAGTTATCTTCTGCTGCAAAGCTTTCATCTACATCCGGTAACTCTATAAAGACAATATCTCCCATTGCTTCCTGCGCATAGTCAGTTATACCGATATAACCGCGGTCACCCTCAATCTTAATCCATTCATGATCCTTCGAATAATATAAACCTTTAACAATTTTCATAAAAAACCTCCTCAAATTTTATTATGTTTTAAAAATCTTTTGTTTATAATCTTAGCTTCAATGCGTTTTTTTCTGATCTGTACAAATATACTGTCTTTGTCATAGGCATAAGGTATTAAAGCCAAACCAATAGACTTACCCAGTGTTGGTGAGATGTAACCGGTAGTGACAAAACCTATTACATCACCTTCAGAGCTTAAGACCTCAGTTTCATGTCTTGCAATACCCTTCTCCATTAATTCAAAACCAACCAGTTTTCGCTTAGGTTGATTCTTATACTGTTCTAAACTTGATTTACCAATAAAATCCTCACCGTCTAATTTGACAAAGTAACCTAATCCTGCTTCTAATGGATTAATGGTTTCAGATAGCTCATTACCATATAAGGGCATACCGGCTTCAAATCTTAAAGTATCTCTAGCACCTAAACCACATGGTTTAATACCATAAGACAAACCTTCTTCTAATAATAGTGTCCAAATCTTGTCTGCATGTTTTTTGTCAAAATACAGCTCAAACCCGTCTTCACCAGTATAACCGGTTCTAGAGATTAACATAGGTACATCCGCAAGAACCACCTGATCCATAAAATGATAATATTTAATCGTATCTAAAGGCGCATCGGTTAATGTCATTATGAATGCCACAGATTTTGGTCCTTGAACCGCTAATTGACATAAATCATCTGTGATATCCTTTAGGTCAACACCCGGTAATAAATGACTTTCAATCCATTTGTAATCCTTATCTTTATTCCCTGCATTAACAACCAAGAGCAAATCATCCGGTGCGTGTTGGTACACGAGGATATCATCGACTGTACCCCCATCTTCATAGCACATGGGTGCATACATAGCTTGCCCATCTTCTAGCGTCGTCAAATCGTTGGTCACCATATGATTGATACAGCTTTTAGCATCTTCTCCTTTAAGCACAAACTTTCCCATATGACTTACATCAAATAGGCCAATTGCATTTCTCGTCGCTGCATGTTCATCCATAATGCCTTCATACTGAATCGGCATGTCAAAACCGGCAAAATCAACCATCTTAGCATTATACTGAAGATGCATTTCATATAAACATGTTCTCTTACCCATAAGTCCCTCCTTACATAAATTTCTCAAGAACTAAAAAACAGAGTCCTAAAAGCACAATAAATAAGCACCTTTAAAACTCTGTATGTTTACCTGAGAGTATTGCCCCTTCGGTGACCACTTAAGGTCTTTCCAGAGAGCTATCCTTTAGGGATCCTTTTGCCTGAAAGATTCTACATTCTAGGACTTGGAATGTATTGCTTCTTCGGCGCCAACTGATGGTCTCTTTCCCTAAAATCATTTAGCATAATCTACTTTAAGTATAACACATTCAAGATATTTCTGTAAATTATAATAAGAAATTTTACAACTGGGAAAGGCAAATCAATAACTGTTCTTTGTCTACTCTAACAACGTAACCGTCGGCTCTTGACTTTTTATGATTGGAATTAGTATTTGTTCTCCTGCCTGAATGGTTGTATCCTTCAAATGATTCATATTTATAACTTCTTTAATATACGATTCATGATCATAATAATCACGATTCATATAAGCACTTGCAATCGACCATAAACTATCATCTTTTTCAATCTGGATGACAATGTAAGCCTTATCTTCTACATAAATATCACCTTGTATGCTATTTGAGCCAAAACTCACTTGAACGAGGTATAATAGTAATACCGCTGCAAGGATAATACCGGCTACTGTTTTTAAAAATTCATAATTCTGATAAATCCTGTATTGTCTGTGTTTTGCTATAGACTTCATCTCATCACTCCCGAACGTTTGTTTGTATCTCAATTATATACGAACGTGCGTTCTATGTCAATGCATTTTATGAAAAAAGGCGAACAAACGTTTGATGTTTTTATGAAGCTATGCTATACTTATTTCATTAGAACACATATTCTATTATGAAAACATAAGGTAAATATATGAATGGGGTGAGCTTCGTGTCAAACGATTTAGGAGTAAAACAACAATTGATTTTAGATTTTTTAAAACAGGAGATCTTAAGTAAAGGTTATCCACCTTCAGTAAGAGAAATCGGGGAAGCCGTTGGATTAAAGTCTACGTCTACTGTACATGGTCATTTGGAACGTCTGGAGAAAAAAGGTATTATTCGTAGAGATCCCACTAAGCCAAGAGCTATTGAGATACTCGATGATGAGTTCAATGTACAAAGACGTGAAATAGTTAATGTTCCGATTCTAGGACGCGTCGCTGCCGGAGAGCCTCTATTAGCCGTTGAAAACATTGAAGAATACTTTCCTCTACCGGTGGATTATGCACCCAATCAGGAGCTATTTATGCTTCGTGTTAAAGGTGATAGCATGATTAATGTAGGCATATTTGAAGGTGACTTAATTATCGTACAAAAACAATCAACTGCAACAAACGGTGACATTGTTGTTGCCCTACTTGAAGATTCCGTAACCGTTAAGACCTATTACCGTGAAAGTGATCACATTCGTCTACAACCGGAAAACGATCAACTTGAGCCAATACGTGTCTACGATGATTCTATCGTGATCGAAGGTAAAGTCATCAGTTTGTTTAGACAATACATATAAAAGTAATTGATTTAGGTTTTGTTTCAACTAAACTATACAAAAAAACAGGTCTGCCTCAGAATAAAAATCTGATTCAGGCCTTTTCTTTGGAAAGAAATTATTTCTTTTAATCCGACACCGAATGAGGCAAGGAAAAGTACTGATTAATCACAGTTCTACATGGATGTAGAATGTCCTTCCTTTTTACATGGATGCAAGAAAAGAAGCTTCGCTTCGCTATGAGCTCTGCTCATATTTCTGAATGGTTTGATAGGAAAGGTCCTTGACGTATTCTGCCACGCTTCAAGGCTGAATACTAAAGTATGACTTTCCTTGAAAATTAAAAAAGGAAGGATGATTGAGCAGTGCTTATTCTTGACGAAATGACGATCTATTCCCGAGTAGATATAATACAAAGCTTTTCCGCTGACCGTACGAAGTGTAAGGCAAGGAAAAGCTTTGAGTTATAACTACGACTATTGCCATTTACAAAATCAACCACAAAACGCATCAAACAAAATTAATTTTCACGGAATCTACTTCATAACCACATTCATTGCATAAAAAAGCCTCTAAGCAATCACTATCCACTTAGAGACCCAATTAAAACCTTGCTACTATTTCACTAAAACGATTTAACGTCCTCAATAATCTTCCCATCAGCCCAAATACGCTCTAAATCATAGAACGAACGGTTTTCTTTATCAAAAATATGAACAATAATATCTTTAAAATCCAATAGTACCCAACTCCCATTATGATTACCTTCAATATTCTTGGTATCAAAACCGGCTTTGTTTAACTTCTCTTCAGTAAAATCCATTAAGGTTCTTACATGATTGGGGTTGTTACCATGAGCTATGATGAAATAATCCGCCATAACACTGATACCTGAAATATCAATAATACGAATATCTTCACCTTGTTTGTCGTCTAATGCATTATATGCGATCTTTACCATCTCTTTAATAATTGACATAGTTATTCCCTTCTTAATTTCTTATAATAGTTATAAGTTTCTTTTGTAACTGGGTCTATAGTTGCTTTTCTATGATGTAAATATTCCAGTGTATCTTCTAGAATATAGAGCATGGCTTTATCTAAATCCTGATAAGCAATTCTACGAATCAAATCAAGACGTCCGCCATGTTTTCGTCCCGGTTCAATATAATCGCTTATGTAAACAATCTTTTCAAGCAAACTCATACTTGGTCGTCCTGTTGTATGATACGTAATTGCATTAAGTATATCCGGATCTTCGACATGATATTTTTCTCTAGCAATAAAAGCGCCGACTTTTGCATGCAACAAATCATGATTTAACTCTTCAGCTTTGCTTTTTGTAATAGCATATCTTTCACAAAGACGCAGTAACTTCTTATTCGAATAATGCTTGGCGCAATCATGAAGCAGGCCCGCAAGGGCAGCTTTACTTGGGTTATAATGATGAGCCTTTCCAAGTTCATAGGCTACTTTCGTAACACTAAGGGTATGCTCATACCTTTTTGGTGAAAGCTTTTTCTTAAGCTTTTGTGTGATTTTCTGATCTGCAATAAGGACTTCAACGAATTTCATGATCATCACCTAACTGATAGAGATTATGCTTATGAATATAGTCAGAAACAGCGTCAGGTACATAATAGTTAATAGGTTTGCCTTCTGCAACACGTTGTCGAATGATTGTGCTGGAGACTTCTATTTGAGGCATATGCACATTCATAAAAGAAGTGTTATAACATTCTCTGAGTCTGGCTTGTTGCTCCAGTGACTTCTCCTCATCATAACCGCTACGATGAACAATAACAAAGGCGCCTATTTTAAGGAGTTTCTTATGATTGTACCATTCTTCCAGATTAAAAAGTGAGTCTGTACCTATAATTAACCAATACTTGTTATCAGGGAACTCTTTTTGAAGCATAGCAAATGTATCTACAGAATAAACCTTACCTTTTCTGTTCAACTCATAATCTGAGATCCTAAAGGTTGGATGGTCTTTGGTAGCCAGACGACACATTTCCATACGATGGGCACTATCAATAATAACCTCATCCTCTTTATGAGGAGGATTGCCGGAAGGCATAAACCATATCTCATCAAAAAGATGATGATCGGATGTACACTGGGCTGCTATTAGATGACCAATATGTATGGGATTGAAGGTTCCACCCATGATAGCAATGTTTTTCATAAAGACTCCTTAATCGTTATTGTCTTCTATTTTGGCAAGACTATTTTAGGCTCATCCTTAGAAGGTCTATAGAGAACAAACTTACGTCCTATGACTTGAACCACTTGAGCGTGGGTTCTCTCGCTGATCATTTCTGCAATATCTTTCACTTCATAGATACAGTTTTTCAGTACAGTGACTTTGATCAGTTCTCGTTTTTCAAGTGCTTCATTTATGCCCTCTGTTAACTCTGGAGAAGCGCCGCCTTTTCCAACTTGAAAAATGGGTTCTAAAGTATTCGCCAATTTTTTCAAATATGCTCTTTGTTTCGAATTCATATATTTCTCCTTGTAATTTGGTTGAGCATCAAAACTAAGAATCTCAGAATCACTTAGACAGTATGTAAAGTTCAATCCTCTAGTTTTGACACTTTAATCTTATTTATAATAGTCAAATTGTAAATAATAGATTTTTACTGTGTCGCCTTCTTCTATACCCAAAGACTCAAGTTCTTTAAGAATGCCCTCAGTTTCAAGAAAATTCTGGAAGAAAATAAAGCCTTTTTCATCTTCAAGATTGGTATAGCCAAGCATACGTTCGACTCTACTACCTTCGACTGTAAAAACACCATCGGCTTCTTTAGAAACAATAATAGGTTCTTTTGGATCTTCGATGTTTTTAATAAAGAACTCTTGTTCATATATTAAGTGTTCCTGTGGCATAGCTTTTAATATGCCATCTAGGTGATACAGAAGTTCATTCAACCCTTTTCTTGCTACAGCTGAGATTGGAAAAACTTTAATCCCCTCTTTTTCAAATGTCTCTTTAAGTCGATCAAGGGCTTCATTTTCAAACAAGGCATCTATTTTGTTAGCTGCAATAATTTGAGGTTTTTTCAATAATTCAGGGTTAAATTGTTCTAATTCATATTGCATTTTACGAATATCTTCAATTGGGTCTCTACCCTCTGTCGATGCAACATCCACCACATGCAGTAAAACTTTCGTTCTTTCAACATGCTTCAAAAATTCATGTCCAAGGCCAATACCCTCTGATGCCCCTTCAATGAGTCCCGGAATATCTGCAATAACAAATCCGTCTCCATTAATATCAACGACACCTAAGTTAGGGTTTAAAGTTGTAAAATGGTAGTTTGCTATTTTGGGTTTTGCATTGGATACAACAGAAAGTAATGTAGATTTACCCACATTTGGATAACCTACCAAACCGACATCAGCAATAGACTTGAGTTCAAGAATAATCTCAATTTCCTTGTTTTCTTGACCCGGTTGTGCATATTTTGGTATTTGCATGGTAGGCGTCGCATAATGCTGATTGCCCTTACCACCTTTACCACCATTTAATAATTTATAGACTTCATCGGAAGCAGAAAGGTCT from Petrocella atlantisensis includes:
- the nadD gene encoding nicotinate-nucleotide adenylyltransferase, with the protein product MKNIAIMGGTFNPIHIGHLIAAQCTSDHHLFDEIWFMPSGNPPHKEDEVIIDSAHRMEMCRLATKDHPTFRISDYELNRKGKVYSVDTFAMLQKEFPDNKYWLIIGTDSLFNLEEWYNHKKLLKIGAFVIVHRSGYDEEKSLEQQARLRECYNTSFMNVHMPQIEVSSTIIRQRVAEGKPINYYVPDAVSDYIHKHNLYQLGDDHEIR
- the yhbY gene encoding ribosome assembly RNA-binding protein YhbY, coding for MNSKQRAYLKKLANTLEPIFQVGKGGASPELTEGINEALEKRELIKVTVLKNCIYEVKDIAEMISERTHAQVVQVIGRKFVLYRPSKDEPKIVLPK
- a CDS encoding LysM peptidoglycan-binding domain-containing protein, with translation MKSIAKHRQYRIYQNYEFLKTVAGIILAAVLLLYLVQVSFGSNSIQGDIYVEDKAYIVIQIEKDDSLWSIASAYMNRDYYDHESYIKEVINMNHLKDTTIQAGEQILIPIIKSQEPTVTLLE
- the obgE gene encoding GTPase ObgE; this translates as MFVDQVRLKVKSGRGGDGCVSFRREKYVPNGGPDGGDGGRGGDVIFIVDPNLNTLYPFRHARVFKAGSGQMGMGSNCHGKDADDLIIKVPKGTIIKEANTGKVIKDLSASDEVYKLLNGGKGGKGNQHYATPTMQIPKYAQPGQENKEIEIILELKSIADVGLVGYPNVGKSTLLSVVSNAKPKIANYHFTTLNPNLGVVDINGDGFVIADIPGLIEGASEGIGLGHEFLKHVERTKVLLHVVDVASTEGRDPIEDIRKMQYELEQFNPELLKKPQIIAANKIDALFENEALDRLKETFEKEGIKVFPISAVARKGLNELLYHLDGILKAMPQEHLIYEQEFFIKNIEDPKEPIIVSKEADGVFTVEGSRVERMLGYTNLEDEKGFIFFQNFLETEGILKELESLGIEEGDTVKIYYLQFDYYK
- the lexA gene encoding transcriptional repressor LexA, yielding MSNDLGVKQQLILDFLKQEILSKGYPPSVREIGEAVGLKSTSTVHGHLERLEKKGIIRRDPTKPRAIEILDDEFNVQRREIVNVPILGRVAAGEPLLAVENIEEYFPLPVDYAPNQELFMLRVKGDSMINVGIFEGDLIIVQKQSTATNGDIVVALLEDSVTVKTYYRESDHIRLQPENDQLEPIRVYDDSIVIEGKVISLFRQYI
- the gcvT gene encoding glycine cleavage system aminomethyltransferase GcvT, with the translated sequence MGKRTCLYEMHLQYNAKMVDFAGFDMPIQYEGIMDEHAATRNAIGLFDVSHMGKFVLKGEDAKSCINHMVTNDLTTLEDGQAMYAPMCYEDGGTVDDILVYQHAPDDLLLVVNAGNKDKDYKWIESHLLPGVDLKDITDDLCQLAVQGPKSVAFIMTLTDAPLDTIKYYHFMDQVVLADVPMLISRTGYTGEDGFELYFDKKHADKIWTLLLEEGLSYGIKPCGLGARDTLRFEAGMPLYGNELSETINPLEAGLGYFVKLDGEDFIGKSSLEQYKNQPKRKLVGFELMEKGIARHETEVLSSEGDVIGFVTTGYISPTLGKSIGLALIPYAYDKDSIFVQIRKKRIEAKIINKRFLKHNKI
- the rsfS gene encoding ribosome silencing factor; this translates as MSIIKEMVKIAYNALDDKQGEDIRIIDISGISVMADYFIIAHGNNPNHVRTLMDFTEEKLNKAGFDTKNIEGNHNGSWVLLDFKDIIVHIFDKENRSFYDLERIWADGKIIEDVKSF
- the yqeK gene encoding bis(5'-nucleosyl)-tetraphosphatase (symmetrical) YqeK is translated as MKFVEVLIADQKITQKLKKKLSPKRYEHTLSVTKVAYELGKAHHYNPSKAALAGLLHDCAKHYSNKKLLRLCERYAITKSKAEELNHDLLHAKVGAFIAREKYHVEDPDILNAITYHTTGRPSMSLLEKIVYISDYIEPGRKHGGRLDLIRRIAYQDLDKAMLYILEDTLEYLHHRKATIDPVTKETYNYYKKLRRE